ACCCGACAGCAAAATGAAAAAACTATCGGGTCGTACGTGGTTTAACATTATCAAAATTGAAAACACCCTAACCAAGTTAGGGTGTAATCTTTCTAATGCGTTTGTTAAAGATGTAGGTAAAGGTGCCGATACGAGATTCTGGCTAGATAAATGGCTTGGCGACGTTCCTCTTAAAGACGCTTTCCCTCGACTTTTTAGGATTGAATCTTCCAAAGACGTCCTGATTCCATATCGGATTCATTTCTCTGATTCTTCGCTAGATTTCACTTGGGCTTGGAACATTGAGCCTAGATGGAGGACGGCGGATGAATTAGATAGACTTATTGCCGAAATCAGATGCCATCATTTCTCGAATAGCACTTCTTCTTCTTGGTCCTGGAAACACAACGGTAACGGAGTGTTCACTACCTGCTCGATCGTTCAGTTGCTTAACATCGTAGCAGCTGGAAATCTCTTCACCTCTATGCTGCCCCCCCAACCTACCGATATCAACCCTTTTATCCCGCAAAAGATTGGCATCTTTATTTGGAGAATGAAACAAGACAAACTCCCGGTTAGGGCTGCCCTCGATAAAAAGGGTATTGATCTTCACTCTCTAAGATGCCCGGTTTGTGACGACGATATTGAGACTTTGCAGCACACGCTAATTTCTTGCTCCTTCGCCAAAGACATTTGGGAAAGAATCCGAAAATGGTGGAAATTCGATCTTTTAATTTTTTCCAACACTTCAGAAATAGCTAAAAGCACTTCTCCTTTTATTTCCTCGAATCTTGGTTTCACAATTTGGCAAGCCGTGGTTTGGGTCACTGCTTATCATATTTGGACTCATAGAAATTCCCGCACCTTTGGTAATTCTCACCTCAGCCCCCCAAATATTATCGCGGATATCCAAAGTAAATGCTTCGAGTGGATAAATTGTCGCTGGAAAAAAGGATCGTTGAATTGGCTAACATGGATTACGAATCCCAAACTTTTCGATGCCTCGAATTCTCGAGTAGGTGTTGGTTAACGTAGGTTTTTTATGCCGGATTCCGCCGAATTATTATTTAGTGGGGTCTAAGTGGTGCTAGGCTCGATTGCTTTGTCGCTGCTTGATCAGCACTGTTTTTCGAGTCTAGTCCGGCTTGTCTTTTCAAGTTGATCCTCCTAAGTAGTGACCGGTGGATGAAGGCTTTTTCCTACCATCATTTTAACCAACCCTATTGTCCATTTCTTCGTGTTAATCTTTAGTTTTTAGCATACCTTTTCGAGTTTACATGTAGATATTTACGTCTTATTCGATTGTAATTATGTCCCCTGGACATCCCGATTGTACTCTTttctttattttaataatattgtttggcttttcaaaaaaaaataactttgcaatgcaCATTTTGTGATATAGCATGTACTATAAAAATGGTGACTACCACGTGTAACTAAGTTGAAATGAATGAGTCATGGTCCCACTCATTTTGCAGCCAACTACCAATATTTCTAACTTTAAATACAACCACTAGTTATCTAGTGGTACGGTTAAATTACATCAGTTAATTACATCATTTCTGTTACTACTAGAATTATGGAAGCTAAAATAGCTACATCAACAACCCAAAAACTCGCCGGAAAAATATCCATAATCACCGGCGGCGCAAGCGGAATCGGAGAAGCAACCGCTCGTCTTTTAGCTAACCACGGCTCATTCGTCGTAATTGCAGATATCCAGAATGAAAAAGGCGAACAAGTAGCTTCTTCAATTGGCTCTAATTGCTGCACTTACTTTCATTGCGATGTATCTAACGAACAACAAGTAATCTCCCTAATCGATTTCACCGTTCAAACGTACGGACAGCTAGACATCATGTTTAGCAACGCAGGAATCGTAAGTCAATCCAGTCAAACGATTCTCGATCTCGATTTACAAGAATTCGACCATTTGTACGGTATCAACGTACGTGGAATGGCTGCTTGTGTAAAATATGCCGCACGTGCGATGGTGGAGAAGCACGTGAGAGGATGTATTGTTTGTACAGGGAGTATTGTGGCGTCACGTGGTGCGAGCATGCGTACGGATTATGTGATGGGGAAGCACGCGGTGTTGGGGTTAGTACGGTCAGCGAGTAAGCAATTGGGCGAGTATGGAATACGAGTGAATTGTGTGTCGCCTTCTGCTGTTGTGACTTCGTTGGCTAAAAGGGGGGTTGAGGAAGCGAAAAGGACGATGAATGTGTACGGGGCGTTATCGAGTTTGAAAGGGGTTGAGTTGAGGGTTGAGGATGTGGCGAAAAGTGTGTTGTTTTTGGTATCGGATGATTCCGGGTTTGTTACCGGGCAAGATCTTGTGGTGGATGGTGGGTTAACCAAAATACCGGATTCGGATGATATGATTAGGTACAATGATTGAAGTTCAGGGTCGCCCATGTGACATGCTTGAACGTGTTGAAGTCAAGATTATATTGCTTGTGCCATCACTCAATATTTGTATACATGTCCTGATGATGTCCCATGATTTATCATATCATATTCAAGTATAAATTACTAGTGTAAATGTCTTAATGATGTCTCATTAAATAGCCTTTTTAAGCAGCTACGGGCATTTATGATTCCTACAACAACAATAACACTCAATCCTACTAATGTGAGATATATGACAGATGCAACGTACACAATCATTCCTCTTACCCTATAATAAAAAGAAAGTCATTTTTCCACCCACAAATCAAGAAATTGTTTCTACACTTGCAGATAGGGAATATTATCTCTCTACTTGATGGCGTAGGGTTTATTAATTAGGGCTTAAGATTGACTTAGTCCACAAGTCATctaaaccctaattcccatctataaatatgggggaaaacctacatcaagttcacacgcCCCTCCACCGCAACGCATTCGGCATCCATCGCATACGGCTCTCCGCATCTCACGCTAAATGCCTCTTTACGGCGACTACACGATCTCTCacgatctagggtttttacctacggatcTTGTAGGGTTTTTCTCCCTCTTGTCGTCGTTAGgttccgactatcgaccggcgggcaattcgttagccaccctcccgagatcatcatctcgggtacgggttatcacggtaaccggaccggaggttaacgacgatgacgcctaaaaaaacccatCTCATATTGTTGTTTGTGGATGTATTTTCCCtcggaaaatatatgcatgatcaagtggtgctctcGTTGAGAGACGCAACATGACGTCTCATACTCTCGCAATCACGCGGGTATCAAAGGTTTATCTATCTTATTGagcttttaattcgttatatgCGGTTTTAAGTACATGTATCTTTCGCGCAGATGTTCGTGCGCCTGCGTAACTGTTCGCGCGCTTTGCGCACAGTGTCCGCAGctttagacgcaattttcatgCAGTTTTACGCATGGTGGTTCACGCGGTTTCCCCGCGCACTCTGCATGCGGTTTTACGCGCATCTGTTCGCGGGTTTACGCACAGTTGTTTGCGCAGGATCATGTGAACTTATTTTCCGCagcataatgagaagttcgatacgatacttggcaaaaatatcataccgaacttgggggacttgatggcGTAGGGTTTATTAATTAGGGCTTAAGATTGACTTAGTCCACAAGTCATctaaaccctaattcccatctataaatatgggaaaaaacctacatcaagttcacacgcCCCTCCACCGCAACGCATTCGGCATCCATCGCATACGGCTCTCCGCATCTCACGCTAAATGCCTCTTTACGGCGACTACACGATCTCTCacgatctagggtttttacctacggatcTTGTAGGGTTTTTCTCCCTCTTGTCGTCGTTAGgttccgactatcgaccggcgggcaattcgttagccaccctcccgagatcatcatctcgggtacgggttatcacggtaaccggaccggaggttaacgacgatgacgcctaaaaaaacccatCTCATATTGTTGTTTGTGGATGTATTTTCCCtcggaaaatatatgcatgatcactACTCGAGGgcaaaattttggttctcaaaAGAACTTTCGACCAATAAATGAAACAGTTGTAAAACACACATGGAGATACATATGGGAATAAAAAATGAAACATACCCAAAGGAGTTATACGATCCTACCGAGTCATTTAACAAGTTGTGGAACAACGAACTTGTATTTAGGATGTTCATTGATTGAACATGCTAACTCAGTGTATGCGTGTCAAATCCACATGCCGTATTAGGCAACGACTTCAAGCATAACCGTCAGATGACCGTGATCACATCAAGTGTATTGCCCTATCTACGCATTTGAACATTTGCCCAAGACCAATACACACAATCAATGCTATAGAGCAATAACGAGTAAGGATGTTGATTATCTATATCAGTTCTTTCATATATACGTCTGTATATAAATCAATTAAGCACTATGTAAAATTAAGTAAAAATTCACTTGATGTTTGTTTCAACTTCTGCAAGTACTCGTCAAAATCATTTGGTAATgggattatagccaaaatgcccaTTCCCAAACAAAGTCTTGCGTtggagcccaaaaaaaaaatttgtcaggTTGCCCTCGCACGACGCAAAAAGACTTGCgtcttgccctcgcaaggcgcaagcttgcgtccttgcgccttgcgagcttgcgaccttatctgatcagaaATACGATTTTGTGGATAAGATTTCGTCAGATATCCTAGATTTTTACGGATAACATTTTGTCCCTATATTTAGATTGACCATGAGACTTTGAAATCACAGTCTCATAACAATTTCAAAAGTTTTCAATGCAGAGCTTATACCTACGTTGAGGTACTATTTTAACTATTTTTTCACTATTTTTTGTAattatgaattgtgttaatgatgataaatttgTTGTTAATAAATGTTGTGGGGGTTATTTTGAGTACATTAACAACATACCCATATATATGCCAcgagattgttttagaattcggtttaagactcccaattgcgcccgtaaaaccaatgaatcggagaatattgttaaaaaatgttcttaaaaagatTGAATTCTCACCCAATGCagctgtttcaatgagatatgtttttaataatcatttttttgatattactgatgatgatgaagactttcaagagtttttacaatatgcaattgtaaatgctcctattgatatttatattgtcgatagagtaataatgcatcagccacaacgaaATCCAGAAACAAAATACTCGACAAACCATCCATTACTACAACAAAACCAAGAAACCACCAAAACACCAAAAAAACCAAAACCACCAAAACACcaaaacaccaaccacaacaattGTTACTACAACATGATACCGAAGAAAACCTCGCAAGTAACAATTTCGAAGTGGAAGAACCTGAATTGCCACTtccaaacacagaagagtttgatttgcataactatggtcttgaaaacgtatgtaaaattaaagaattaaaccacccgtttgaggtacctctggtcgaagatagtgattcagatggaggaaaagacggagacgcagaattccaatatgaagaagaaaagcaagatccgttctggaatatgccaactcttttgagccagcatgaggaagagcgcgaacatacgactgaaataccaACCACGTATAGGGTGTCAGATTTAATAAAAGTTCGTCAAACTTTCCTAAATAAAGAAGAGTTTATAAACACCCTTtttacaaaatgtcttgaagaaaacttccaaataaagcctgtaaagtcagacaaatctcggtacaccgctaaatgtgtgttgccaaactgtgagtggaaatgtagtgcttacataatacgattcactgaaaactttatggtaaagaaactgcatgacgtacacacatgctcacgcacactaattatgggaaacaataaacatgcaaccaaaaaggtgttgggtagtatgcttgtggattcattcaaatctgcaaaccgggaatataaagcaaacgatatacgtgcggatataggcaactgattcggtgtcagcatatcttacaatcaagcatggagggccaaatgtcatacattacagaTGCTTCGTGGGAGTAGTGAAGAGTCGTACCAAATGCTTCCTATTTACCTATATAACATTAAGATTCACAACCCCGAAAGCGTAACGAATTTGATCACAGACAAAGAAAATAGATTTCTGATGTGTTATTATTcccttggcgtagttgtaagtatcACCATTACCatttgtttgcgtccttgcgttcaTTGCGTATCTATTAAAAAATATTTGTTTTAACATTGTTCATTCCTGCAGGTTCGatcatttgttcaacattgtcgcccgataatcatcgtcgatggagcgcatttgaaggcaggatatttgggtacaaatttagttgctgttgcgatggatggcaataatggaattttgccattggcttatggaattgctgGCGGCGAGACAAACGAGTCTTTGGATTGGTTTTTGGGCAACCTACGAGACCATTTAATGACTTGTGGAATGGGTGATCGTATGTCAGAGcttacttttatttctgatcgAGGTTTGCCAATAGCACATGGTGTTTCAACCGTGTTTCCCGAAGCGTTTCACTGTTTCTGCGCTCGTCATTTGTTTGCAAGCATTAAAAGTAaatccaacaaattcaaatattttgaatggcattattggaaaatggtcaaagcttatcgtgcgtcggattttgaggatcatcttgatgtatttcgaagaagattgaaagcgtcttacaaaattttaagtgatgttgggttccacaaatggtctagaagtagagctgaacatgttaggtattcataccttactagcaacagtgtagagtctgttaatgcactattcgtacatgctcgaaaactacatgtttgcatgttattggaattttttcgcgcttcggtacaagattggtatttcaaacatcgcaaccaatcggttagtcttacttcaactgttactccatatgctgaacataaactagccaagaggacgaaaaagtcaagaagatggcaagcaattccatc
This window of the Rutidosis leptorrhynchoides isolate AG116_Rl617_1_P2 chromosome 7, CSIRO_AGI_Rlap_v1, whole genome shotgun sequence genome carries:
- the LOC139858178 gene encoding (+)-cis,trans-nepetalactol synthase NEPS1-like, which produces MEAKIATSTTQKLAGKISIITGGASGIGEATARLLANHGSFVVIADIQNEKGEQVASSIGSNCCTYFHCDVSNEQQVISLIDFTVQTYGQLDIMFSNAGIVSQSSQTILDLDLQEFDHLYGINVRGMAACVKYAARAMVEKHVRGCIVCTGSIVASRGASMRTDYVMGKHAVLGLVRSASKQLGEYGIRVNCVSPSAVVTSLAKRGVEEAKRTMNVYGALSSLKGVELRVEDVAKSVLFLVSDDSGFVTGQDLVVDGGLTKIPDSDDMIRYND